The following is a genomic window from Bos taurus isolate L1 Dominette 01449 registration number 42190680 breed Hereford chromosome 11, ARS-UCD2.0, whole genome shotgun sequence.
GTCCAGAGGCCACCAAAGCCCTGTATGGTGGCATGAAGGCCCTGGAATCTAGGAATCTCCCTAAAGTGTGGTTTTCTTCCCCAGACCCCAGCCCTGGAAACTGCCCACTTCGCTCCTCGACCACTAAGTGCCCCAGAGTCTTGGGGCCTCTTAAGAATTTCCCTCCCCTTGGAGGAACCACATTCTCATGAAGTCATTTCTAATCATCATCCCCACTGCATCCCATGAGAAACACAGGGTCAGCCCAGTCCCAAGAGCCTGCCTCAGCTTCTTTCCCTCTGAGAGAGCAGGAAGCAGCTGGTCCCAATGTCAGCTCTGCCCAAGGGATGGGGGCTGAGTCCAgggttccccatcccaaacccccttcCCCAAGGCCCTGGGCCTGCGACCTACCTTGAGAGGGTGCAAATAGCGGAGTCCACGCAGGAAAGGCGGCCAGGAGGGGCCGGGCATCTCTTGTCCAAGCGTGCGGGTGAGGTGGGCTATGTAGCTGGTGGCCAGCACCAGCACGTCCAACTTGGACAACTTGGTGTCAGGTGGCACGGCCGGCAGGGTGGCCTGCAGGGCCAGGAAGGCCTGGCGCAGCGTCCTCACCCGGCTCCGCTCCCGCGCAGCGTTCTCAGGACTGGCCTCGCTCTGCACAGAGGACCCCCGTGAGTGGGTCTGACCGGACCCCCATCGCCCCGGGTGCTAAGTGTATCCTGGGGCAAGGTCTCCTGCCAGAGTAGTAGCAAGCCAATAGGCAGAGACTCAAGGGCCTCGTCCCCTCTTTGTCTGTTCTCGACCCAGCCCCACTTTACAgtggaggaaatggagagaagacCTTACCTGGGCTCAGAACTGTGAGTCCTGGCCTCTCCCATTCTCCACTGGGCCTCCCTTGGCTCTTGCTCCATTGACACCTAACTCTGAATCCTGCTTATCAGGATGCCCTGGGTCCACAGCAAGCACACAGCCCTGCCCTGCTCTGTAGGGCTGACCCTCGGCCCAGCCAGGTCCTGAGATGAGGACACGGCTGTGGTTAAGAGGAAAGGACAGCAAAGCCCGCTGGCCCTGCTGCTGATGGCTGCTCTGGGACCTTGGGAAGCACCTCACtcttctgggtctcagtttcctcaagaGAAGTCAGCTGGGCCAGCTCTCTGAGCCGCACTGTGGTGAAGGCTGTTCTGACTTGTCCCAACTACCCAAGCATGGAGCCCTGGAGCAGAAGTTGACCAGTGGCCCCTCTCTTGGGCAGGATATTAACCATGAATGAGACTCTGCCATCAGAGATGACATTGCAGCACCTCCCATGCCTGCCTCCCCCAGCTCCCTCTTCAGGCCCCGACTTTCTTACCCGACCCCGAGCCAGGCTCCTGGCCCTGGCTCCTCGAGGGTTCGGGGCTGTTCGGCTCCATCTTTGGTTGCTCCAGCTGGACTCTTCCCACAGGTCCTGCCCTCTCCTGCTCAGGCGGCTCCTCTTCCTCTCAGTGCCTGCTAACAACCTCGGTGTGGCCTTGGCCGGGCTCTGCCCCAGTCCTGGCATGGCCCGTGCCCCTCTGGCCTCCCTCTGTGACATGCCACACCCCTGAGGTGTGGTGGTGCAGCCTCCAGCTCCGGGATACAGTGCCCAAGGGAGCCCTTGGGCTCTCGCTAGCAGGGCAGGCTGGTCATCCAGCCAGCAACGTCTATATCTGAGGGAGCTGGCGCCAACTCAG
Proteins encoded in this region:
- the TCF23 gene encoding transcription factor 23 (The RefSeq protein has 1 substitution compared to this genomic sequence); this translates as MSQREARGARAMPGLGQSPAKATPRLLAGTERKRSRLSRRGQDLWEESSWSNQRWSRTAPNPRGARARSLARGRSEASPENAARERSRVRTLRQAFLALQATLPAVPPDTKLSKLDVLVLATSYIAHLTRTLGQEMPGPSWPPFLRGLRYLHPLKKWPMRSRLYAGGLGCSGLDSTTASNSGQRTKEAEAGPHVSGEPDALLSTRQLSPAPSDK